One Chryseobacterium sp. StRB126 genomic region harbors:
- the rmuC gene encoding DNA recombination protein RmuC produces MTYLIIGCIVGGALGAIILYFALKSSTVSRSTFDELNFLHIKNKSDLENSNTKVQELSQHLNKEKELNIQQQDLLNDLKNEFAKLSAQHSSLNNQFQDQRQLSLKQDFQIETLIAEKQDFFAKNAELSAQNESLQKSLNTQKEEITKIQEESKLQFENLANKILEEKTEKFTTLNQNNLKNILEPFQEKITDLKNRVNEAYEKENKERFSLAEKVKELAELNQQISEDAKKLTRALKGESKTQGNWGEMILESILEKSGLVKGREYFLEHELRDEDNKALFSEFSGKKMRPDAVIKYPDERNVIVDSKVSLTAFTELVDETDQEIYTMKLNQHLSSIKNHIIQLSQKAYDDYGKSLDFVMMFIPSEPAYIAAMQADQNLWNYAYERRILLLNPSNLITSLKLIADLWKREYQNKNALEIAERGARLYDKFVGFVDNLEKVGRNLDLAKNVYNDAYKQLYTGNDNLVIQTQKLKSLGIKNKKDLPQSLIDNSNLIE; encoded by the coding sequence ATGACCTATTTAATTATTGGATGTATTGTTGGTGGAGCCTTGGGAGCCATTATTTTATATTTTGCCTTGAAATCGTCTACGGTTTCAAGAAGTACTTTTGATGAATTAAACTTCTTACATATTAAAAACAAATCTGATCTTGAAAATTCAAACACAAAAGTTCAGGAACTGAGTCAGCATCTCAATAAAGAAAAGGAACTCAATATACAGCAGCAAGATCTTTTGAACGACCTGAAGAATGAATTTGCCAAGCTTTCTGCACAACATTCTTCACTGAACAATCAATTTCAGGATCAAAGACAATTGTCTTTAAAACAGGATTTCCAGATTGAGACCCTTATTGCCGAAAAACAGGATTTTTTTGCTAAAAATGCTGAACTTTCTGCTCAGAATGAAAGTCTTCAAAAATCACTCAACACTCAAAAAGAAGAGATCACGAAAATACAGGAGGAATCCAAACTCCAATTTGAAAATCTTGCCAATAAGATATTAGAAGAGAAAACCGAAAAGTTCACGACTTTAAATCAGAATAACCTGAAAAATATCCTTGAGCCTTTCCAAGAGAAAATTACTGATTTAAAAAACAGAGTGAATGAAGCTTATGAAAAGGAAAATAAAGAGCGATTCTCTCTTGCTGAAAAAGTAAAAGAACTTGCCGAGCTCAACCAACAGATTTCCGAAGATGCAAAAAAACTAACCAGAGCTTTGAAGGGTGAAAGTAAAACCCAGGGAAATTGGGGGGAGATGATCCTTGAAAGCATTCTTGAAAAATCAGGACTGGTAAAAGGCAGAGAATATTTCCTGGAACATGAACTTCGTGATGAAGACAACAAAGCTCTTTTCTCTGAATTTTCGGGTAAAAAAATGCGCCCGGATGCTGTGATAAAATATCCCGATGAGAGAAATGTCATCGTTGATTCCAAAGTTTCTCTTACGGCTTTCACAGAATTGGTGGATGAAACCGACCAAGAGATTTATACCATGAAACTTAATCAACATTTAAGTTCCATCAAAAACCATATTATTCAGCTTAGCCAAAAAGCGTATGATGATTATGGGAAATCTCTGGATTTTGTGATGATGTTCATTCCTAGTGAACCGGCTTATATTGCCGCTATGCAGGCAGATCAAAATCTTTGGAACTATGCTTATGAAAGAAGAATTCTGTTATTAAATCCAAGCAACCTAATCACTTCCTTAAAACTGATTGCCGATCTATGGAAACGTGAATACCAAAACAAAAATGCCCTGGAAATCGCAGAAAGAGGAGCCAGATTGTATGATAAATTTGTAGGATTTGTGGATAACCTTGAAAAAGTAGGACGTAATCTTGACCTTGCTAAGAATGTTTATAATGATGCCTACAAACAACTTTATACAGGGAATGACAACCTTGTGATTCAAACTCAAAAACTGAAATCACTGGGAATTAAAAATAAAAAGGATCTTCCTCAGAGCCTTATTGACAATAGTAATTTGATAGAATAA
- a CDS encoding LytTR family DNA-binding domain-containing protein → MFSLTASSYPTSKSVKEILISSLAAGILVYLFLIIFQPFGTENFHHPYKYLILFPYTIIFGAAFFTSNLCVFRFKDWSIASELLKIIGILFLGSILSYFYNSLFISHVTLSFQNYGYMFLYSLALGIPISAIYILSRYIYLKKAHENTARNRAPQLIETSLNSTKTNLKISVNTTELIISEGDFLCIQSMENYCTLYYLDNYQVKKLWLRISLSNILTQVQTPTIKRCHRSYIINLGKVKKIKGNAQGYKLTLPDIDFDIPVSRSFISIIIPQLKHLKK, encoded by the coding sequence ATGTTTTCTCTTACAGCTTCCTCATATCCCACCTCAAAATCAGTTAAGGAGATATTAATTTCTTCATTGGCAGCAGGAATTCTGGTATATCTTTTTCTGATTATCTTCCAGCCTTTTGGTACGGAAAATTTTCATCATCCTTACAAATACCTTATTCTCTTTCCATATACTATTATTTTTGGAGCTGCATTTTTTACTTCGAATCTTTGTGTCTTCCGATTCAAGGATTGGAGTATTGCATCAGAGCTCTTAAAAATAATAGGGATTCTATTTCTCGGGTCCATTCTTTCTTATTTTTATAATTCATTGTTCATAAGCCATGTAACACTTAGTTTTCAAAACTACGGGTATATGTTTCTTTATTCTCTGGCTTTAGGTATACCGATCTCCGCTATTTATATTTTGTCAAGATATATTTATTTAAAAAAAGCTCATGAGAATACTGCCAGAAATAGGGCTCCGCAACTCATTGAAACTTCTTTAAATTCAACAAAAACTAATCTTAAAATTTCAGTGAATACTACTGAATTGATAATTTCTGAAGGTGATTTCCTATGTATTCAGTCTATGGAAAATTACTGCACATTATACTACTTGGATAACTATCAGGTGAAAAAACTATGGCTCAGAATAAGTTTATCCAATATACTGACACAGGTACAAACTCCTACAATCAAAAGGTGTCATCGCTCTTATATTATCAATCTTGGAAAAGTAAAAAAAATCAAAGGAAATGCTCAAGGTTACAAATTGACTTTGCCTGATATAGATTTTGATATTCCTGTATCAAGGAGCTTTATATCCATTATCATTCCCCAACTAAAGCATCTTAAAAAATAA
- a CDS encoding CPBP family intramembrane glutamic endopeptidase, which translates to MSKNIRFFLIFILGFITYYFFDLYCFKSIQHFTKELFHSKAIAHVLAYSVTMIPIIITLKILFPQKKILNLFSLDQSVVKGSTIAFIGTFPMLIGYLIHFKLVNTINFESLFINTISSAFFEELLFRSFLIGILYRFTRLGFLSSILFGSLLFAQVHLYQSQNTIELVEIFAITFLGSIFFTWVYFEQGFNIWAAIFLHFFMNLYWEVFNVSENASGNLYGNLYKFSSIILIIGIIVYLKKKEKSPFQVTWKNLFIKSR; encoded by the coding sequence ATGAGTAAAAACATACGCTTCTTTCTGATCTTTATCTTAGGATTCATCACCTATTATTTCTTTGACCTTTATTGTTTTAAAAGCATACAGCATTTTACCAAAGAACTGTTTCACAGTAAGGCTATAGCCCATGTATTAGCCTATTCCGTTACTATGATTCCAATAATCATTACTTTGAAAATCTTATTTCCCCAAAAGAAAATCTTAAATCTGTTTTCTTTAGATCAATCTGTTGTAAAAGGTTCTACCATAGCTTTTATTGGAACCTTCCCCATGTTGATCGGATACCTCATACATTTCAAACTCGTCAATACAATCAATTTTGAATCATTATTTATCAATACCATTTCATCGGCTTTTTTTGAAGAACTCCTATTCAGATCCTTTCTCATTGGAATATTATATAGATTCACAAGGTTGGGTTTCCTTTCATCTATTCTGTTTGGGTCATTATTATTTGCACAGGTTCATTTATATCAGAGTCAAAATACCATAGAACTTGTTGAAATATTTGCCATTACATTTTTGGGCTCTATATTTTTTACCTGGGTATATTTTGAACAGGGATTTAATATCTGGGCAGCCATCTTTCTTCATTTCTTCATGAATCTTTATTGGGAAGTATTCAATGTATCAGAGAACGCTTCCGGAAATCTATATGGAAATCTTTATAAGTTTTCATCCATAATTCTGATAATAGGTATTATTGTTTATCTTAAAAAAAAGGAGAAAAGCCCATTTCAAGTCACATGGAAAAACCTTTTTATAAAAAGCAGATAA
- a CDS encoding TrmH family RNA methyltransferase, which yields MLIESFQNEKIKNVTKLLTDNRFRKKSKVFVVEGQQENARALQYDFEPVEFFICENIFKEKLPEGKIHYVSDKVYEKIAYRGSSEGIIGVYQAKETPLSSYVPKENSTVIIVEGVEKPGNLGAILRSCEAFGIDALIVADGKTDFYNPNVIRSSVGCLFGMEVYQAENEETLEFLQNNSFNIYTTLMDKTAEDLYKRDFTQRSAVLFGTEHSGLSDFWIGKGKNTLIPMAGSIDSLNLSNAVAITCYESLKQKKG from the coding sequence ATGTTGATAGAAAGTTTTCAAAACGAAAAAATAAAAAACGTCACTAAGCTACTTACTGACAATAGATTCCGTAAAAAATCAAAGGTTTTTGTTGTAGAAGGGCAGCAGGAAAACGCCAGAGCCTTGCAATATGATTTTGAGCCCGTAGAATTCTTTATCTGTGAAAATATTTTTAAGGAGAAACTTCCTGAGGGAAAAATCCACTATGTAAGTGATAAAGTTTATGAAAAGATAGCTTACAGAGGTAGTTCAGAAGGGATTATCGGAGTATACCAAGCAAAAGAAACTCCGCTTTCTTCTTATGTTCCCAAAGAGAACTCTACTGTTATTATTGTTGAAGGTGTAGAAAAACCGGGTAATCTGGGGGCTATCCTAAGAAGCTGCGAAGCATTTGGGATTGATGCATTGATTGTTGCTGATGGAAAAACCGATTTTTACAATCCGAATGTTATCAGATCCAGCGTAGGATGTCTTTTCGGGATGGAAGTTTATCAGGCAGAAAATGAAGAGACCTTGGAGTTCCTTCAGAACAACAGTTTCAATATCTATACAACATTGATGGATAAAACGGCTGAAGATCTTTATAAAAGAGATTTCACGCAACGTTCTGCAGTATTATTCGGAACAGAACATTCCGGATTAAGTGATTTCTGGATCGGGAAAGGTAAAAATACATTAATTCCGATGGCCGGCAGTATAGATTCTTTGAATTTAAGTAATGCCGTAGCGATAACCTGCTATGAGTCTTTGAAACAAAAGAAAGGATAA
- a CDS encoding 5-formyltetrahydrofolate cyclo-ligase, whose product MLKAELRKKYMQQRKALSRDEAFLLSEKIFHNFITYFSPHAGQKIHIFVPIEKFNEIDTRIFIKYFLAQNIRVYVPKVVGNQLINIEVFNDSVFEMNSWGISEPVSNEDSGEVEFHYVITPLLYCDRNGNRVGYGKGFYDGLFQSISPATKKIGVNYFDPDDSIDDVWENDIPLDYLVTPTEILSFLSGFE is encoded by the coding sequence ATGTTGAAAGCTGAGCTTAGAAAAAAATATATGCAACAAAGAAAAGCCTTGTCTCGCGATGAGGCTTTCTTGTTATCTGAAAAAATTTTTCATAATTTCATTACTTACTTTAGCCCTCATGCAGGACAGAAGATCCATATTTTCGTTCCGATTGAGAAGTTTAATGAGATTGATACTCGAATCTTCATCAAGTATTTTTTAGCACAAAATATACGCGTTTATGTGCCTAAAGTTGTAGGAAATCAACTGATTAATATTGAGGTTTTCAATGACAGTGTATTTGAAATGAACAGTTGGGGGATTTCAGAACCTGTTTCTAATGAAGATTCCGGAGAGGTTGAGTTTCATTATGTGATTACTCCGCTTTTATACTGTGACCGCAATGGGAATAGAGTAGGATATGGAAAAGGTTTCTATGACGGACTCTTCCAAAGTATTTCTCCAGCAACAAAAAAAATCGGAGTCAATTACTTTGACCCCGATGATTCTATTGATGATGTCTGGGAAAATGATATTCCCCTCGACTATTTGGTTACGCCTACAGAAATACTGTCTTTTTTAAGCGGTTTCGAATAA
- a CDS encoding rhodanese-related sulfurtransferase translates to MQLYNTLSAEERARLIDEAGKERLTLSFYAYAKIEDPKKFRDDLFVAWNALDALGRIYVAHEGINAQMSVPADQFDAFRDTLEVYDFMKGIRLNVAVEQDNHSFLKLTIKVRHKIVADGLNDDTFDVTNKGVHLKAQEFNNMLDDPNTIVVDFRNHYESEVGHFEGAITPDVENFRESLPIINEQLQDFKEDKNLLMYCTGGIRCEKASAYFKHQGFKNVFQLEGGIIEYTRQIKEEGIDSKFIGKNFVFDHRLGERITDDIISQCHQCGKPCDNHTNCANDACHLLFIQCDECKAAMENCCSTECLDTIHLPLEEQLKLRKGLQVGNKVFRKGKSDALKFKNSGDLPKTPLAKAETKNIRQKIAVKKVLVGKAEHYFSKSKIGQFLIENKEVSVGDKVLISGPTTGDQEFTITQIYANGGPCETAKLGDQITFEIPFRVRLSDKLYKILEPAENA, encoded by the coding sequence ATGCAACTGTATAACACCTTAAGCGCAGAAGAAAGAGCTAGACTTATTGATGAAGCTGGTAAGGAACGTCTTACTTTATCTTTCTATGCGTACGCTAAAATTGAAGACCCCAAAAAATTTCGTGATGACCTATTTGTAGCCTGGAATGCTCTTGATGCACTTGGCCGTATTTATGTTGCCCATGAAGGTATTAATGCTCAGATGAGTGTTCCTGCAGATCAATTTGATGCTTTCCGCGATACGTTAGAAGTATATGATTTTATGAAAGGAATCCGTTTGAATGTAGCGGTAGAGCAAGACAATCATTCCTTTTTAAAGCTGACCATTAAAGTAAGGCATAAAATTGTTGCTGACGGTCTTAATGATGATACTTTTGATGTAACCAACAAAGGAGTTCATTTAAAGGCTCAGGAATTTAATAATATGCTTGATGATCCTAACACTATTGTAGTTGACTTTAGAAATCACTATGAAAGTGAAGTAGGACACTTTGAAGGGGCTATTACTCCTGATGTAGAAAACTTCAGAGAAAGTTTACCCATCATCAACGAACAATTACAGGATTTCAAAGAAGATAAAAACTTATTGATGTATTGTACTGGAGGTATTCGTTGTGAAAAAGCGAGTGCATATTTCAAACATCAAGGGTTTAAAAACGTTTTCCAGTTGGAAGGCGGAATTATTGAATATACCCGTCAGATTAAAGAAGAAGGGATAGACAGTAAATTTATTGGGAAGAACTTTGTTTTCGATCACCGTTTAGGAGAAAGAATCACAGATGATATTATTTCTCAGTGCCACCAATGTGGGAAACCTTGTGATAATCATACCAATTGTGCTAATGATGCCTGTCACCTGTTATTTATTCAGTGTGATGAATGTAAGGCAGCAATGGAAAACTGCTGTTCTACGGAATGTTTAGATACTATCCATTTACCTTTGGAAGAGCAGCTGAAATTGAGGAAGGGATTGCAAGTTGGAAATAAAGTATTCAGAAAAGGAAAATCTGATGCTTTGAAATTTAAAAACTCAGGTGATCTGCCTAAAACTCCATTAGCAAAAGCTGAAACCAAAAACATTCGTCAGAAAATAGCTGTTAAAAAAGTGTTGGTTGGAAAAGCGGAACATTACTTCTCAAAATCAAAAATTGGACAGTTTCTAATTGAAAATAAAGAAGTTTCTGTAGGTGATAAAGTATTAATTTCCGGTCCTACAACTGGTGATCAGGAATTTACGATTACTCAGATTTATGCAAACGGAGGGCCTTGCGAAACTGCAAAACTGGGAGATCAGATCACTTTTGAAATTCCGTTCAGAGTTCGTTTGTCAGATAAACTCTATAAAATTCTTGAGCCTGCTGAAAACGCATAA
- a CDS encoding trypsin-like peptidase domain-containing protein: protein MKSTLKKLLPFAVVGVISGATTVGAIQYFGHGSNNGDQSFFTTSAPNTSFAGMNTGAVGDDFVKAAKTTVPAVVTIKNYQSRTASRATEQDLFDYFFGDPFGGRGQQRQKQQQAPDNMPSGMGSGVIISPDGYIISNNHVVAGANKLEVVLSNKKSYIATLVGTDPNTDISLLKIEEKGLPYLNFANSDNIDVGQWVLAVGNPLGLNSTVTAGIVSAKGRGIGILGSQGKASNPIESFIQTDAAINPGNSGGALVNTNGELIGINSAIQSTTGYYQGYGFAVPSNLARKIVEDIKKFGIVQRGFLGVQSLDLSNDQQVQSYNKQFKTTIKSGSGIYVTGFGDNSGAEDAGLKKGDIITKIDNYDITDFADLSMSIGSKRPGDKVQVTYSRNGKEATTNVTLRDQKGGTSTRTKADLSVTEKIGAEFDPLTERFKTEYGLNSGVVTKNVSEGGEMAKIGIVDNYIIIEINGKPVNSQKDIESILSKYQGNVQVKFVDDYGRMYTKGFKMP, encoded by the coding sequence ATGAAGAGTACTTTAAAAAAACTATTACCATTTGCAGTAGTCGGAGTTATTTCTGGGGCTACTACCGTTGGAGCTATACAATATTTCGGACACGGCTCCAATAACGGAGATCAATCATTTTTCACAACATCAGCTCCTAACACATCATTTGCAGGTATGAATACCGGAGCAGTGGGTGATGACTTTGTAAAAGCAGCTAAAACAACTGTTCCTGCTGTGGTTACCATTAAAAATTATCAAAGCAGAACAGCAAGCAGGGCTACTGAACAGGATCTATTCGATTATTTCTTCGGAGATCCGTTTGGTGGAAGAGGCCAGCAAAGACAGAAGCAACAACAGGCTCCGGACAATATGCCTTCAGGAATGGGTTCTGGAGTAATTATTTCTCCTGACGGATATATTATCTCGAATAACCACGTAGTGGCAGGTGCTAATAAACTTGAAGTGGTTCTAAGCAACAAAAAATCATATATCGCAACCTTAGTGGGAACTGACCCCAACACAGATATTTCTTTATTAAAGATTGAAGAAAAAGGGCTTCCTTACTTAAACTTTGCTAACTCTGACAATATTGATGTGGGACAATGGGTATTGGCTGTAGGAAATCCATTGGGATTAAACTCTACCGTAACAGCAGGTATTGTTTCTGCTAAAGGAAGAGGGATTGGTATTTTAGGAAGCCAGGGGAAAGCAAGTAATCCTATTGAAAGTTTTATTCAGACAGATGCTGCCATCAACCCTGGTAACTCTGGAGGAGCTTTGGTGAATACTAATGGGGAACTTATCGGGATCAACTCTGCGATCCAGTCTACAACAGGATATTACCAAGGGTACGGATTTGCCGTTCCATCCAATTTAGCAAGAAAAATTGTTGAGGATATTAAGAAGTTTGGTATCGTACAAAGAGGATTCTTAGGCGTTCAGTCTTTAGACCTTTCCAATGACCAACAGGTTCAGTCCTATAACAAACAATTCAAAACCACCATTAAGTCTGGTAGCGGAATTTATGTAACCGGATTTGGGGATAACAGTGGGGCAGAAGATGCGGGACTGAAAAAAGGAGATATCATTACAAAAATAGACAACTACGATATTACTGATTTTGCTGATCTTTCTATGTCTATCGGAAGCAAGCGTCCTGGTGATAAAGTTCAGGTAACCTATTCAAGAAATGGTAAAGAAGCAACAACCAACGTAACTTTGAGAGATCAGAAAGGGGGTACATCTACAAGAACCAAAGCAGATCTTAGCGTAACCGAAAAAATCGGAGCTGAATTTGATCCTCTTACTGAAAGATTCAAAACCGAATATGGTTTGAATAGTGGTGTAGTGACTAAAAACGTATCTGAAGGAGGTGAAATGGCCAAGATCGGAATCGTAGACAACTATATCATCATTGAAATAAATGGCAAGCCGGTAAATTCACAGAAAGACATCGAAAGCATATTGAGTAAATACCAAGGAAATGTACAGGTGAAGTTTGTGGATGACTATGGAAGAATGTACACGAAAGGATTTAAAATGCCGTAA
- a CDS encoding RidA family protein produces MKQIINTVNAPAAIGPYSQANMANGVLYISGQIPVDPATGKLVEGIEKETHQVMKNLEAILTEAGMTFKNVVKATIFLKSMDDFAVMNDIYASYLDAESYPARETVQVSCLPKNVDIEISMIAHQD; encoded by the coding sequence ATGAAACAAATAATCAATACAGTTAATGCACCTGCGGCTATCGGTCCTTATTCACAAGCTAATATGGCTAACGGAGTTTTATACATCTCCGGACAGATTCCTGTAGATCCTGCAACTGGTAAACTGGTAGAAGGAATTGAAAAGGAAACCCATCAGGTAATGAAAAATCTTGAGGCAATCCTTACAGAAGCTGGAATGACTTTTAAAAATGTTGTAAAAGCAACTATCTTTCTTAAGAGCATGGATGATTTTGCTGTAATGAACGATATTTACGCTTCTTATTTAGATGCAGAAAGCTATCCGGCACGTGAAACTGTACAGGTTTCTTGCCTGCCTAAAAATGTGGATATTGAAATTTCTATGATCGCACATCAGGATTAA
- a CDS encoding putative LPS assembly protein LptD: protein MAKTVFKNILQILIILIFNNFLAQKTPEKLPKNTVKDTISKKDTIVAKKEALDDILHTKADDQRRDIPKKMTFLNKNAQVKYQDMQIDADYISIDDNKNLIYARGKLDSLGKIIEPVVTTQAGKKYETNEFSYNTKTKQAIAFNARTEESEGVIIAQKTKKYNDSVFAMRKADYTTDEYFVKKKDTAADYFMRASNIKLIKSKNKSQIVTGPIQMYIEQVPTPLIMPFAILPFSDKRAAGILIPSFGEREDVGFFLNGIGYYQPIGEHFDLKVLADIYTKGSWNLRPQMNYQKKYRYSGSFNADIGTMVRGIKGLDDYTKNSTYRISWTHSQDSKANPFLTFSASVDIVSTKFYNNPLNNNYIFNQNVLNTQQNSTVTVTKRFLKLPVTITGTASYSQNFATGLADLRLPQMNVAVNQFYLFKSKSGVRQGLLENITVNTGFNLTNFVNTQENELFKKEMWDKMQTGLKNNIALATNTTLAKYFTFSLSANIDNALTTKTLNRYYDPVKNVTVDEINKKFAGYSSFSTTASLQTTLYGMMKFKKGSIVEAVRHMVTPSIGFTYSPDFSSPNFGYYKNYYNANGALTPYSIFEKGIIGSPSNNLVGALGFNIGNNIEMKVKSKSDSTGVKKVKIFESLNLSGNYNFAAKDHPWSIFTINGQSSFFNNKLTVNTSLSLDPYKIEFIPGQDQGIRTEKFGAFGVQGFNVQLSYPLSSEIFGEKTDYAKKYSSKGEVRNENYYFDDDNYSRFDQAWTLNINANYAYSKGTSRFGNKIASLGLDGSIKLTPYWNVTGSTHYDLVTKELAYTRIGFSRDQRSFTINFNWVPFGQYKVYDFFIGIKANILSDALKYKDRSFTQPNAPF, encoded by the coding sequence GGATATGCAGATTGATGCAGATTATATTTCCATTGATGATAATAAAAACCTGATCTATGCCAGAGGGAAATTAGATTCTTTAGGAAAGATCATAGAGCCTGTAGTAACTACCCAGGCCGGGAAAAAATACGAAACCAACGAGTTCAGCTATAATACAAAAACCAAGCAGGCTATTGCTTTTAATGCAAGAACAGAGGAAAGTGAAGGAGTAATTATAGCCCAAAAAACAAAAAAATACAATGATTCGGTGTTTGCTATGAGAAAAGCAGATTATACCACCGATGAATATTTTGTTAAGAAAAAAGATACGGCAGCGGATTATTTCATGAGAGCTTCTAATATCAAGCTGATAAAATCAAAAAATAAATCCCAAATCGTTACAGGACCTATTCAAATGTACATAGAGCAGGTTCCTACTCCGCTTATTATGCCTTTTGCCATTCTTCCTTTCTCGGATAAAAGAGCAGCAGGTATTTTGATTCCGAGTTTCGGGGAAAGAGAAGATGTTGGATTTTTCCTGAACGGTATTGGATATTATCAGCCGATTGGAGAACATTTTGATCTTAAAGTGCTTGCAGATATTTATACCAAAGGAAGCTGGAACTTGCGTCCACAAATGAATTATCAGAAAAAATACCGTTATTCGGGAAGCTTCAATGCAGACATTGGAACTATGGTAAGAGGAATCAAGGGACTGGATGATTATACTAAGAATAGCACTTACCGTATCAGCTGGACCCATTCTCAGGATTCAAAGGCAAATCCTTTTCTTACCTTCAGTGCCTCGGTGGATATTGTAAGTACAAAGTTCTATAATAACCCGCTTAACAACAATTATATTTTCAACCAGAATGTATTGAATACCCAGCAGAATTCAACGGTAACAGTTACCAAAAGATTTCTGAAACTTCCGGTAACCATTACAGGAACGGCATCTTACTCACAGAACTTTGCAACAGGATTGGCCGATCTTCGTCTTCCGCAGATGAACGTAGCAGTTAATCAGTTTTATCTCTTTAAATCGAAATCCGGAGTAAGACAAGGGCTTCTTGAAAATATTACGGTGAATACCGGTTTTAACCTTACGAATTTTGTGAACACTCAGGAAAATGAACTGTTCAAAAAAGAAATGTGGGATAAAATGCAGACGGGGCTTAAGAATAATATCGCTTTAGCTACCAATACTACTTTGGCCAAATATTTTACATTCAGTTTAAGTGCTAATATTGATAATGCTTTAACTACAAAAACATTAAACAGATATTATGATCCTGTAAAGAATGTAACCGTGGATGAAATCAATAAAAAATTCGCAGGATATTCTTCATTCTCTACTACTGCCAGTCTTCAGACAACATTGTATGGAATGATGAAGTTCAAAAAAGGATCTATTGTGGAAGCGGTGAGACATATGGTAACTCCAAGTATTGGGTTTACTTATTCTCCGGATTTTTCAAGCCCTAATTTCGGATATTACAAGAACTATTACAATGCAAACGGAGCGCTTACTCCTTATTCCATCTTTGAAAAAGGAATTATTGGAAGTCCATCAAACAATTTGGTGGGTGCATTAGGTTTCAATATCGGAAACAATATCGAAATGAAGGTGAAATCTAAAAGTGATTCTACAGGGGTGAAAAAAGTGAAGATCTTTGAATCTTTAAACCTTTCGGGAAACTACAACTTTGCTGCTAAAGATCACCCTTGGTCTATTTTTACTATTAATGGACAGTCTTCTTTCTTTAATAATAAACTTACTGTTAATACCAGCCTTTCTCTTGATCCATATAAAATTGAATTCATTCCAGGACAAGATCAAGGAATCAGAACAGAGAAGTTTGGAGCTTTTGGAGTACAGGGATTCAATGTTCAGTTATCTTACCCTTTAAGCAGTGAAATCTTTGGAGAAAAAACCGATTATGCTAAAAAATATAGTTCAAAAGGAGAAGTAAGAAATGAGAACTATTATTTTGATGATGATAACTACTCACGTTTCGATCAGGCATGGACATTGAATATTAATGCTAATTATGCGTATTCTAAAGGAACTAGCAGGTTTGGAAATAAAATTGCCTCTCTAGGTCTTGATGGAAGTATTAAGCTTACTCCTTATTGGAATGTTACAGGAAGTACCCATTATGACTTGGTGACTAAAGAATTGGCGTATACAAGAATTGGTTTTTCAAGAGATCAGCGAAGTTTTACCATTAATTTTAACTGGGTGCCTTTTGGACAATATAAGGTATATGACTTCTTTATTGGGATCAAAGCCAATATCTTAAGTGATGCATTGAAGTATAAAGACAGAAGCTTTACCCAGCCAAATGCACCTTTCTAA